In the Urocitellus parryii isolate mUroPar1 chromosome 1, mUroPar1.hap1, whole genome shotgun sequence genome, atgcaacaaCCTTATGTTTTCCAAAAGATAGATTATCAAAGACCTTTTCTTTCATAGTAACCTAGAGATACAAGAGAGGTTCACAATCCAATCCAAAAATCTGAGGGTTGAATATGTTGAGGAATTTAGATAtaccctgccccccacccccaatacaCACCAGGTTTACAAATACTACTTAACAACACCCAAGGCATTCAGGCCAACAACTAATAACTGAGCAGATTCATGTTTCTGTATTAAAATGCATGAATACTTGAAAAAAGGGCCTCATTTTAGATCAGATTCAGATCAGCTATCAAGAAGGTTAACATTGGGTCAAGTTTTTGTAgccaatttctgttttcataattttgtggATTTTGAATAAAAAGCTGTAGAATCAAACTGAAAAAACAGAAGTCAAGCAAAACTTCTTAACTAAATTTACTCTTAGCTTAAAAAACAGAACACTAAAATTTTCTGCTATCCCTTAAAGCTTATAAGCTTCATGATAgcaatagaaattatattttagttgtttctaAAATAAGTTGAACATACTATATTATACTTAATTCATACTTAACAATCAAATGTTCACTATTTTATGACATGAAGTAAAGTTCATTCATAtttgaaatgataatttttttcctttatgctactatctagttaaaaaaaaagatgattattttACTAGTTAATAAAATCTTACAATTGCACTGTCAGGGTTGTAACAGCTTAAAAGGATGCATGAAAGTTTGGACTCTGAGGAGGTGAAAATTCACCAGTTTTACAAACAAATTCTCCATTTTGTTCTGATGTCCTATTGtttaggagggggaaaaaaaggaattgtgTATGTAAAAGGAGTCAGAATGCTGAGGATAAGAAAAGTTACACATTCTCTTGAAAATAGCATAGTACAGTGAAGAACACAGCCTCTGGAGTTAAGAATAGGAACTCAAATTCCAGCTTTATCATTCAGTCACTTTGTAACCTTAGAAGTTAGTTAATTCTTTACGCTTCAGTTCCTCAGTTACTATTGGGGGACATAGCAGTACTTACAAATGTAGTGGttgatgataatttttaaatgctaacaaatataaataaataaaaagtaaacctaATGAAAGGAAGAGCAACaggaagaaccaataaaaagggaaatagaTGACATTAACAACTACTTGCAAGCTTAATGCAATATTACTAGTCAATAATTCCTGTgattttaatcactttttaaacCCCAAACTGGCTTtatgtagaattttttaatataacagGTACTTTGCATTTCATTCATTGaaatactatgaattgaaataattAGCATCTTTACCCTTAATAACTAATAATCATTATCTGAATTTCTAATTTCTGTAGATTGTTATAATGTTATAAGTACCTATGAAAAATTCTAATGATTAATGCTCTCTAAGAATATTTATAAGTCAAAATATCTAAGTTCCTGATCATACCCAAGAGCCCATAAAGCCTCACACTAGAAATAAACCACTTTATTCAACATAACCTGACCAAGTACTTCCTGAGGACTTACCTATCTTCATCTTTGTCATAGAGTTGGTAATAATCTCCACAGCCATTCCAAAAGCTGTTATCCCGAACTTCTTGCCTTCCGGCTGTGGCTCCACTTTCAGGTGTTACATGGTGATGTTCTGTTTCCCTTTGTGTAACTCTTGAGTAGGGTGGATCCAAGAACATACAGTCATGTTCTCCATCatattcttcacattttattaaGGGGTCATCTGAGCCACTCTCCTCAACTTCCAAAGCCTCCCTCCATCTCTGAACACTTCTTTGTTTAGCCTCATGCCTATTAAAACCCACTTCTTGGTCCACCTGACTTGCACTTATCACTTTTCTAACTTTTGGCCTCACTACCTGTTCAGGAGAACTTCCACGGTTTTTGTCCCTATCACTGCCATTTTGTTCACTACAAATACGCTCAGGAATACAGGTGGCATCTTCAGTTGaattttctgtttgtctttccTGGTCAGTATTATCTTGTTTCTTTCTAACAACTTCATCTTCAGAAGAGGACCTCTTTAATTCCTGGCCGTTCTGATGGACAAACTCAGTATCACCAGTGGAATTTTTCACTAAAGGTGCTGAATCTAACACTTCAAACTCATCTCTTATTTCACAGTTAAGAGAGGGAACTGGTGAAAGACCATTGTATGCCTCTGCCTCTCCATTTTCCAACTCAATTACTATATTGCCTAATGCATCCTGATATTTATCACCTTCCACAACTTGTACAGAAAGTTGAAGATGGTCATTATCCTCTCCGTGTTTGCCTTCTGGATCATAAGAGTCAGTATGAACCAATGCAATTCCATTTTGGACACTTGAGGCATTACAAGCTCCTGGAGTGTACTCTCCCTCAGAGTGATTAGGAACATTCTCACTGCTTCCTAAGATCTCCCTGCCTTCCTCACTCTGGTGCACAGCAGCAGCGGGTGGACTGCTCTCAATGGTTTGATCCAATGCTGTACCACAGGTGGGAATTTCTGTTTCACTTTTTTCAAATATGGGTTCATTGGGTAAAGAATGAGCTTGATCCAATGCACTGGAACCTTCATAGAGAACAAAAGAAGacattttgaaaagattaatttagataaaattttatggaataaCTATCATTTATGTGGAAATTATACCAATTATTACCTATTTGAAAATGAGTGATGTGGCAATTGATTTTATTGCTTCCTAACTTAATTGGCAAGGCAGAATGGTTACCCTAAGAGTTCATTTATGCCCTGTGTAGATTCTCAATATATTCTCCCTCATATTTCTTTTGCAGATGGTTTTTTGCCTAAGTAATACCTAAAACCTTCTGCAAGCCAAATAAAGGAGAAGCTTATGAGAGAATAAACAATGGGAAGTATAAGTGGAGTAATGGAGGAATTAATGTGCCCTTGCTGTAATCTCAAATTTACCTACTTTTATTACATAcaggtggaaaaaaagaaaaaagaaaaaatttcttaagTACTTATGAAAGACATCAACAAGCAATAGAATCTAAGAGAAGTGAGACACCATTGTGTTTTGATGTTAATTCAAAAGACTGTGTCTATTTCTAGACACAGGATTTCTATCTCCAAAATGAATTGTTGTAAGATATTTATAATGAGTTCATTTTAGATGTATTATAGCTATGactgaaaaaaaacaacaaaaaattcagtATGTTGACTCTCTTTGCCATAGATTGTCAAAAGTCTAAAACATGAATCAAATAAAATCTATACCATAAACTACTCTAAGCATGACTATCTTTCatcattaatttaataataaagacAGATATTTGTTGgaacaaaaatttataaattataaaataaatgtttaatcttATCACAAGCTTCTTTATTAGAATGACCTTAACTACTAATCCAAATTCTTAGATATAAATGACAGtgaaaatattctagaattaCTGCTTGAGATAAAATGAGGATGGTGAATTcagttaaaaatgtataattaccCTCACTAAGTGGGTCAggtattttacctttatttttgcttaatgATTATTTGTCTGTTTTGCCTGTTAGATTGTATCCTCCTTAAGGACCAagatgatttttggttttattttattatgataaatatacgtaacataaaatttaccacctCAACCATTTTTAAGTTCACTGATATTAAGTACATTCAAGTTGTTGTATAGCTGCCACTATCAtccatttctagaactttcttcAACTTTCCAAACCAATACTCTTATCTGTTAAACAGTTATTTCCCTTTCGACCCGGCAATCAGCATTCTACTTTCTGACCACTTTAGGTACctcacataagtggaatcatgtagcatttgtctttttgtgtctggcttatttaatttagcacAGTGCcatcaaggttcatccatattgtagcatatgtcagaattttcttccttcttaaggctgaataatgttccatcgTATGTATgaggcatattttatttatccatttatctgttgatgaacacttgGCTGTTGTAAATAATAATGCCAAGGGAATGGCCGTACAAAATTACACTTTGAGACCCTAGTGTCAGTTCTTTTCAGTATATCCTTAGAAATGGAATTTATTAAATCacacaaagtgtgtgtgtgtgtggggggggtgtctGTGTGCgcatgctaggaattgaaccccagggcactctactactgagctacattcccagccctttctcttttcattttgagacagaatctcactaagttgctgaggctggcttcaaacttaggatcctgcccagcctccaaagtcactgagattataggcatctACTACCACACTCAGCCTATTTTTAataaatctccatactattttccattttgcattcctattaGCAGGGTACATGGTTCCAAAATTCACTTCAAAATGTTTGTGTTAGTATTTCTACCTAGCCTCCCCTCTACCCCTGATCTTTTTTTTCACCTCTCAAAAACCAGTGTTAGGTATGCCTCTTATATATTGCTGtgtttctttcttaatattcACACTTTCTCATTATGCTCATGTATTTTCTTATGAgatttttgtttgattaaaagttttTTGACAGGAGCTGGGcgaggtggtgcacgcctgtatcccagcagctagggaagctgaggcacaaagaccatgagttcaaagccagtcttagcaacttagcaagacactaagcaactcaatgagaccctgtctctaaataaaacacaaaaaagggctgagtatgtggttcagtgattgagtgcccctgagtttgatccctggtactaaaaaaccAAAGTTTCttgacaggaaaaaaatgtataggtACAATACATCAATAtctgaaaaatacatttcaaatccCTGTgtaattaagaaattttattagaataacTAAGCATTActtgacttttgtattttataaagtgattaaaaaataaactagctGAGCTAAATTATTTAGAGGATAAAATCTAAAAGAAGAGGTATTTAAATGTAGTATGCAGGgagaaatatatttcagtttaCATGAaaaagagttttgttgttgttgctgaaaAGAATAGTTTTTGGCAAAAAGGATGTAATAATGTAATCACTTCCATAACAATATAGTTCTATTTTAACGTTTCTTCATATTCTATTTCCTTCTGTGTTTAAATGTATATACTATTAAATTTAGCTGGgcagagtggtgcatgcctgtaatcccagcagctatggaggctgagacaggaggatcacaagtttaaagcagcatcagcaatggcgaggtgctaagcacctcagtgagaccctggctctaaataaaatataaaatagggctggggatgtggctcagtgttcaagtgcccctgagctcaatcctcggtaccctccccccaccccaaatagtaaatttaataaaaatttcaatatagaaTTTCTTGATGGGAAACTGTACTATATTTACAttcatacacataaataaaacccactcaaaatctgaaatattatAAGACCAATTCCTATGTATCTATTAATAACCCTATAATAACACGTTACATACCTGAGGAATTTTCCTTCGGAACATCATCTAGTTCCAATACTTCATAGTCATCACCAGCCCGACCTAAGCTTCTTTCATGTCTGGTCATACATGGTTTAAAACTGACATAGGCATGTCTTCTTCCATATCTCCTGCCTGTAATTGTCTGATAGCCTCCTGCTGGTTTGGGCCAACCAGCCTTGTTGGAGTCTTGATCCATTGCTGaagaaaacatcaacaacaaaagaagGACATCAATGATAACTAGTTAGAGAGGAACTAATGTTTATATTATCATTTACTAAATCATATGCTACTGAATATCAAGTGCACCTTATTAGTATCTTAAAACCTCTTTTTCACACACTAAATAAGACAACATGAAATACTTCATAACGCAACTTAGTTGCCTCTTCCTTtcaaaatttggttcttctaagGTATCAAaggtattttggattttttttttccccagtactggggattgaattcagagacaCTTTAAGCACTGAactaccccagccctttttagtttttactttgagacatggtcttgctaagttgcttagggcctcaatcatttgctgcagctggccttgaacttgtgattcttctgccttagcctctctagttgctgggattacaggcatgtgtcaccatgcctggctggtattttatatttttataatgaaatccaccagaaaatattttttatataccaAATTATTATACCACCAAAGCTCTCTCTGGATTGGAGAATGATCTTCCAAATAACCTAAATAAAGTACCTTCCATAAAAGTGCTCGATATGAATATAATGAATTTCTAGAACACAATATGATGGTTTCAATTCCTTTCAGGAATAAATACATTCCTATCAAAGGTGATAGGTAACTTCTTAAAATGGTATGTGTTCCATGCAGATCACAATAAAATATGTCCCAAAGCCTAGGGTCAATAAAATTCTCCATAAGAAAACAGTCACGGACCAAGTTAAACAGATGCTACCTTATCTATCAAATCTATGTGTGAATGGTATAcattatggtaaaaaaaaagcCACCAACATTTAAATGTGGATGTTAATTTTTGATGACTGAATGATACATAATAGTAAACAGTAGCATCTTTTACTAAATAGcatattatatttatacacatatatataaagtcTAAATTTGTTTAGTCAatcatataatatacatatagtaGGCAGGAGCAGAATGTGTACCGAATAGTCAAAAATGGAACAGTTtcatacttttgttttatattaaaataataacttctGAGCATCAAAGAAAAACATGTGTATATAACACAATATCAAATGTTTCACTATCTTATTTAATCCCTTAAACAACCTTTAGGTGGATTCTgtattctattttgaaaatagaaaaactaaataaagtgaaaatagaaaagttaaaataaagtgTTTAGGCCATTTGTCCAAAAGTCTAAGAACCAATATCATTAACAACCAAACGAATAGTCTCTACAGTGGAAGGCACAACAGAAGCCAAGGGGTATGGAAAAGAATATCAGAATTTCCACTTATTTTATATCAAAAGTTAGAAATTAAGCTTTACAAATATACAATACATGAATCAAAACTAGCCTTTATAGTTTAGTTAAAACTAGCCTTTAAACCATATATCAGATGATGACATGTCACATATTACACAAAAGGTATACAGAGAGAAGtatacagaagagaaaaacaagaagtctttaatgtagaagaactaCATCCTCCTTACCTGATGGCTCCTTTTCAGTGTACTGTGACATATATGGCAGTTTCTGTGTGTCCAATTTAGTAGAATTATGGATGTGATTTAGTTTTACTCACACAATGGATAAGCTGCAAAAGATTCCTACAAAGAAACAATGTATTGAACAAATATTAGTAatgaaagcacaaaataaaaatgggaagattGATACTTCTCCTCCTAGTTAAATTTCTGttagttttataatttagaaaaaacaTAACCTGATCTGACAAATCAAACACCCTCAAAACTATCAAAACAAGCTATATGAAATTCAGATTTACATCTGCTCTTGATAAATCTTGCCCTTGGTATCATCCTTATTATTGCCACTGACAatacacatataatttataaGTATAAGCAAATACATTGGAAAAAATGCTGGCTGAGATACATGACTAACCAAACTATTTGGGAGTCTACTATAACGCTATCGCTGCTTCTTCATCAAGTACTATTTTCCCTTTACCCctaaaattgttaaaattcttaaatGTAAGAATgcaaactcaatttttaaaatgtttaatggcTAATAATACTATGTGTAAATAATGATGAATTTATTCTTCACAACACTCAATTGATGAAATAAACCCAAATAAGTCTAGCCTAAGTCATAAGAAACTACAATGTACCATTTAACACAAAAaaactttcttctgttttgaaatgAAACCATCTATTTACTCCTTGAGAAGTTGCAACTTGtggcttttattttaaacttaataaaggctcaatttttttttttatttaaagaaacctTAGTTATTTAAACACTTGAGCCACTGCATTTGCCTACCATTAGTCCAAAAGATGACAGCTCAGCAAATGAGTTTAATTGTGTGTGTTATCTATCTGACCACTAAGAGTTACATATTAGCATACATAAGGTACACACCCACATTCATTCATATGAATCACAAGTTCATTAACAGTTTGTGATCCTCTAATGTATCTGGATCAAGTCAGATCATAAGCAATAgataaagagagaataaaatacaatcttaaataaaaaacaatcttaGCATACTGACAAAAACTAGGTGCTAATTAACattgttttaataagaaaaataatccttAAATAACTTGAATATTCACAGATCATAGTGGAGTACATGGCAATCTTAAAAGACTGACTATGGATATCagtatatataacaaatattttaccCAAAATCTTTTCCTTAGAATAAGGGCTTATTCTACCATGTTTCAAACACTATTTTCAGAGCTGCAGGTACAAGGACTACATATTGGATTAATagttcttcttttctaaaattacCATATGAGGCATGGAcactaaacaaaataattaaataatacatattatgggcaaaaaaaaaagcagagaataaCCAGTTGTTGAGGGTGAACAACTTCACTGAAAAGGGATCCCTGATACAAACATCTGGAGTAAAGAAGGGAAATGTGTAAATCTAGGGAAAGAGGATTCTAGGCTTAATACAGAGAACTTGTGAAGTGAAAGCTTCCAGAAATAATCAAGTAATAATCAGTATCAGAGAGAATGAACAAGAAAGTAATAATGTTAGAAAATAATGGAGACAAGGAGAGGGGAGTGAAGCAGAACATACTACACAGGCCTTTATAGGCTAATGCAAGAAATGCAGATTTTATTTCAAGATGGAAAACCACTGACAACTCTGAGCAGAGAAGAGACATTATGTGACTTTTGGCTTAGTAGGACCCCTCCACCTACTTTGTTGAATATGTTTAACAGCCTAAAGAAGAACAAGGCCAAAT is a window encoding:
- the Pja2 gene encoding E3 ubiquitin-protein ligase Praja-2, with protein sequence MSQYTEKEPSAMDQDSNKAGWPKPAGGYQTITGRRYGRRHAYVSFKPCMTRHERSLGRAGDDYEVLELDDVPKENSSGSSALDQAHSLPNEPIFEKSETEIPTCGTALDQTIESSPPAAAVHQSEEGREILGSSENVPNHSEGEYTPGACNASSVQNGIALVHTDSYDPEGKHGEDNDHLQLSVQVVEGDKYQDALGNIVIELENGEAEAYNGLSPVPSLNCEIRDEFEVLDSAPLVKNSTGDTEFVHQNGQELKRSSSEDEVVRKKQDNTDQERQTENSTEDATCIPERICSEQNGSDRDKNRGSSPEQVVRPKVRKVISASQVDQEVGFNRHEAKQRSVQRWREALEVEESGSDDPLIKCEEYDGEHDCMFLDPPYSRVTQRETEHHHVTPESGATAGRQEVRDNSFWNGCGDYYQLYDKDEDSSECSDGEWSASLPHRFSGTEKDQSSSDESWETLPGKDENEPELQSDSSGPEEENQELSLQEGEQTSLEEGEIPWLQYNEVNESSSDEGNEPANEFAQPEAFMLDGNNNLEDDSSVSEDLDVDWSLFDGFADGLGVAEAISYVDPQFLTYMALEERLAQAMETALAHLESLAVDVEVANPPASKESIDGLPETLVLEDHTAIGQEQCCPICCSEYIKDDIATELPCHHFFHKPCVSIWLQKSGTCPVCRRHFPPAVIEASAPASSEPDPDAPPSNDSTAEAP